One stretch of Pieris brassicae chromosome 8, ilPieBrab1.1, whole genome shotgun sequence DNA includes these proteins:
- the LOC123713849 gene encoding allergen Tha p 1-like: MKTILVLAAVVAAAVGLPADTYNPAYDNFNAQELVDNVRLLNNYGKCFLEQGPCTPEGRDFRKVIPEALRTNCGKCTPKQRELIRTVVHGFKTKLPEMWKEIIHKEDPNNEYTAAFNEFLAASN; encoded by the exons ATGAAGACAATTTTAGTTTTGGCAGCAGTTGTAGCGGCGGCAGTTGGCTTACCCGCAGATACGTACAACCCAGCGTATGACAACTTCAATGCGCAGGAGTTGGTTGACAATGTTCGTCTTCTTAATAATTATGGGAAATGTTTTCTAGAACAAGGGCCGTGCACACCTGAAGGACGTGACTTTAGAA AGGTCATTCCCGAAGCCCTAAGAACAAATTGTGGGAAGTGCACTCCAAAACAGCGTGAACTGATTCGTACCGTTGTTCACGGCTTTAAAACTAAGCTTCCAGAAATGTGGAAAGAAATTATCCACAAAGAAGACCCCAACAATGAATACACAGCGGCTTTCAACGAATTTTTGGCGGCTTCCAACTAA
- the LOC123713846 gene encoding uncharacterized protein LOC123713846, whose protein sequence is MSKLTIVLLVIAVIGVVCARPRAFPNDDGSQVNVADGGESVHIVDGGENVNVVDNGNDVHVVEEPRKKHREDYSYHKRPDYPEGPVTIIEPRTDKLIEILNDSGSECRRCVEFDDVPYHSEV, encoded by the exons atgtcaaaattaacT attgttCTGTTAGTAATTGCTGTCATTGGAGTTGTTTGTGCTCGACCCCGGGCTTTCC ccAATGACGATGGAAGCCAAG TTAATGTCGCGGACGGCGGTGAGAGCG tTCACATTGTGGATGGAGGTGAAAATg TAAACGTTGTGGACAACGGCAATGACg TTCATGTAGTGGAGGAAC CACGGAAGAAGCATAGAGAGGACTACAGTTATCACAAAAGACCAGACTATCCAGAAGGGCCAGTGACAATAATTGAGCCAAGGACagataaattaatagaaatattaaacgaTTCTGGATCCGAGTGCCGTAGATGTGTAGAATTCGACGATGTGCCATACCACAGCGAAGtttga
- the LOC123713848 gene encoding ejaculatory bulb-specific protein 3-like, with amino-acid sequence MRIFIILSLVALAVADIKYYTTADDNIDVDALMKNSELVKWHMDCFVDRRPCEPFSQSYKDNMVEAISTACLRCTLAQKNRWNKFLAGLKRDYPSEYVAFQKKYDPNNIYMDEFENAVANF; translated from the exons AtgagaatatttataattctgtCATTGGTGGCGTTGGCTGTTGCTGACATAAAGTACTACACTACAGCTGATGATAATATAGATGTGGATGCGCTGATGAAGAACTCGGAGCTGGTCAAATGGCATATGGACTGTTTCGTCGATCGCAGGCCGTGCGAACCCTTCAGTCAATCTTATAAGG ATAACATGGTCGAAGCCATCTCTACTGCCTGCCTGAGATGTACCCTAGCCCAGAAGAATAGATGGAACAAGTTCTTAGCAGGACTCAAGCGTGATTATCCATCGGAATATGTGGCTTTCCAGAAGAAATATGatcctaataatatttatatggacGAATTCGAAAATGCAGTAGCAAATTTCTAG